CGCCGCCGCGATTGCGAGCGCCGACGCCTCGATCCACGCCGTGCGCTCGGCGACGCCGCCGGTGATCGACGGCCGGCTCGACGACGAGATCTGGAAGGTCGCGGGCCGAAGCGACGCGTTTCGCGAGGTCGATCCGGTCGAGGGCGGCGAGCCCAGGCAGCGCACCGAGGTCCGGGTCGCCTACGACGACGAGGCGCTCTACGTCGCGGTGCGCTGCGACGACAGCGATCCCCGCGGCATCATCGCCAAGACCCTGCTCCCCGACGTCGACATGCGCTCCGACGACCGCGTGAACTTCGTCTTCGACACGTTCCACGACTCGCGAAACGGCTACTTCTTCCAGATCAACCCCGTC
This genomic interval from Deltaproteobacteria bacterium contains the following:
- a CDS encoding carbohydrate binding family 9 domain-containing protein — encoded protein: MSLRGTRRQFLGALTLCVCALAAAIASADASIHAVRSATPPVIDGRLDDEIWKVAGRSDAFREVDPVEGGEPRQRTEVRVAYDDEALYVAVRCDDSDPRGIIAKTLLPDVDMRSDDRVNFVFDTFHDSRNGYFFQINPVGARSDALIENNAIFRREWDTIWYGKTSVDAEGWSVELAIPFKSVTLRPGDPVWGFEVERIVRRDSQKIRWANHSQNHVIVNIAGIGRIEGLEGVSGP